Proteins encoded within one genomic window of Trichoderma asperellum chromosome 2, complete sequence:
- a CDS encoding uncharacterized protein (EggNog:ENOG41), with translation MDSKRPREDDGGPEPVNGNKRQRASSQGLDELCQECKLLDISNSFVKASDAFKRARKGIVKRPSKLFHGRTGGPLFYGDAFFAHSFGKRLSRDAACPLCRFFWSMRIQADKRHESYKLLAFCSSESWMFGLSGLKNSPAWHHARDTVWMSVVPDIPSIPQSGHDEHWLDRDIPAVGPIYLLQPHKSHGDKPALLEARQLSGGVDFAALQEWFSFCRQWHLRSCCRPTKGDTITQGFRVIDCEKDPPAVVSMSWGVEYAALSYVWGQRQEDLVDWPATVLDAVDVSRRLGLRYLWVDRLCINQSDPVEKDYLISRMTTIYEYAELTIVSAFGSGASDGLPGVRSTPRKKQPTVRLENGSLLVSALRDPRQEILASDYWTRGWTYQEGVLSNRRLVFTENQAYWECRCMAAQESFQIPLDLVHKNHTPVENNTAGLRGREIPPPMPQGQHMEDYMLGGIFKSESSGGDYSEKYYKDVIQTDEHRLEYGFPVPDEGYINSQLRALDDHIRAFSARKLSHGGDSLKAFLGIIGMFRDKRLRIYLGIPMWMDDILVDLTGAYITFALSVCSWYHRSGDEHHMFIAEPCERRTHLPSWTWAGWQGTVSWRAPPSDEHSVFMGDLITAEPLQVHLVWAADLYLRSACEPVCLRLLNLYSADVLEAKVPTLLEIRKPLVLKYSIRHEIKGSWEWRRLAGRAGEKRRYQAERQEWDKKWYRIAGRLAFVSMSISISEEEWTRKHYTGELVSVLIFTAQRPRAKHGRARFLTLQRVESDSFERRWERVGTLQLIIPEMDLDRCFTNEELLRRIPVKEWGGAIVVQ, from the coding sequence ATGGATTCTAAACGGCCGCGCGAAGACGATGGAGGCCCCGAACCAGTAAACGGAAATAAGCGCCAGAgagccagcagccaaggtTTAGACGAACTTTGCCAAGAATGCAAGCTTCTCGAcatcagcaacagcttcGTGAAAGCTTCCGATGCCTTCAAACGAGCCAGGAAGGGCATAGTCAAGCGCCCTTCCAAGCTATTCCACGGCCGCACGGGCGGTCCTCTATTCTATGGAGATGCGTTCTTTGCGCATTCGTTCGGAAAGCGCCTATCAAGAGATGCGGCATGCCCTCTCTGTCGTTTCTTCTGGTCGATGCGCATACAGGCGGACAAGCGCCATGAGAGTTATAAACTCCTTGCCTTTTGCAGCAGCGAAAGCTGGATGTTTGGTCTCTCGGGGTTAAAGAATAGCCCTGCTTGGCATCATGCCCGGGATACGGTGTGGATGAGCGTCGTGCCGGATATACCGTCGATACCGCAGTCAGGCCATGATGAGCACTGGCTCGACAGAGACATTCCGGCTGTTGGGCCCATCTACCTCTTGCAGCCTCACAAGTCTCATGGAGATAAACCGGCACTACTGGAAGCAAGGCAGCTCAGTGGCGGAGTCGACTTTGCCGCTTTACAAGAATGGTTCTCCTTTTGTCGGCAGTGGCACTTGAGATCGTGCTGTCGACCAACCAAGGGCGATACAATCACACAGGGATTTCGCGTAATCGATTGTGAAAAAGATCCCCCGGCCGTGGTCTCGATGTCTTGGGGAGTTGAATATGCAGCGCTTAGCTATGTTTGGGGCCAGCGACAAGAGGACTTGGTGGACTGGCCTGCAACTGTCCTTGATGCCGTTGATGTGTCTCGAAGGCTGGGGTTGCGGTATCTATGGGTTGATAGACTGTGTATCAATCAATCGGACCCGGTGGAGAAGGACTATCTCATCTCTCGAATGACTACGATTTACGAATATGCCGAGCTTACTATTGTTTCGGCATTTGGATCAGGGGCTAGCGATGGCCTTCCGGGTGTTCGGTCAACGCCTCGAAAGAAACAGCCAACCGTTCGATTAGAGAACGGCAGCTTACTAGTCTCTGCGCTTCGAGATCCTCGTCAAGAGATTCTGGCATCTGATTATTGGACAAGGGGGTGGACATACCAAGAAGGAGTCTTGTCAAATAGGCGCCTAGTGTTTACTGAGAATCAAGCCTACTGGGAGTGTCGGTGTATGGCAGCGCAGGAGTCTTTTCAGATACCTCTAGATCTGGTCCATAAAAACCACACTCCTGTGGAGAATAATACCGCCGGCTTGCGTGGAAGAGAAATTCCCCCTCCGATGCCACAGGGACAGCACATGGAGGACTACATGCTGGGTGGCATTTTTAAGAGCGAGTCATCTGGTGGAGACTATTCAGAAAAGTATTACAAAGACGTTATACAAACCGATGAACACAGACTGGAGTATGGCTTTCCCGTCCCAGATGAAGGATATATCAATTCCCAGCTACGAGCACTGGACGACCACATTCGCGCCTTTTCAGCAAGAAAACTAAGTCATGGAGGAGATTCACTAAAGGCCTTTCTTGGCATCATAGGCATGTTCAGAGACAAGAGGCTGCGTATATATCTTGGTATCCCAATGTGGATGGACGATATATTGGTCGACTTGACGGGTGCTTACATCACCTTCGCCCTGTCGGTCTGCTCATGGTATCACCGCAGCGGCGATGAACACCACATGTTTATCGCAGAGCCGTGCGAGCGGAGGACACATCTGCCATCTTGGACTTGGGCAGGATGGCAAGGCACCGTATCATGGCGAGCACCGCCGTCAGACGAGCATAGCGTCTTTATGGGAGACTTGATCACGGCCGAGCCACTTCAAGTTCATTTGGTGTGGGCCGCAGATCTATATCTAAGATCCGCTTGCGAGCCGGTATGCCTGCGACTACTGAATCTGTATTCAGCAGATGTGCTAGAGGCAAAAGTACCTACGCTGTTGGAGATACGCAAGCCACTAGTCTTGAAATACTCGATCCGGCATGAAATCAAGGGAAGCTGGGAATGGAGACGCTTAGCAGGCAGAGCAGGCGAGAAGCGCCGTTACCAAGCCGAGCGACAGGAGTGGGACAAGAAATGGTATCGCATCGCCGGCAGATTGGCATTTGTCAGTATGTCTATCTCTATTAGTGAGGAGGAGTGGACTCGGAAGCATTACACCGGCGAACTTGTCAGCGTGCTCATCTTTACGGCTCAGCGACCTCGCGCAAAGCATGGAAGGGCGAGATTCTTGACGCTGCAGAGGGTTGAGTCTGATTCGTTTGAGAGACGGTGGGAGAGAGTTGGAACTCTGCAGCTGATTATTCCGGAGATGGACCTGGATAGATGCTTCACAAATGAGGAGTTGCTAAGGAGGATTCCGGTGAAAGAGTGGGGAGGTGCAATTGTTGTTCAATAA
- a CDS encoding uncharacterized protein (EggNog:ENOG41): MVDSLNEMNEAILARSFPSGLIDLEWRPFDILESAQKRIFLHRQRDHLKQLIADGIIIVKEGHSLYINYQGLIAATEGGPLTEEELKNPSPEMTLRASNKDKTDPEESPLAAHIMEDLGTAPPLKCRAWRNIFYTLNKMPSSQRTARALVDLLQPAIQEEEESWAKLATMGESFDTESISYLDFDKVRDTIYHLAGEPHEWNDPTVIMSGEWLDLSNMVKALSDMHCRIVITDMRHSTYYDDTPNRLRKYKTLWKLVMRELRKRRMGIRMQAYVDELLESSSFYEFS, from the exons ATGGTTGATTCTCTAA ACGAGATGAATGAAGCAATTCTTGCCCGAAGTTTCCCCAGTGGGCTCATCGACCTAGAATGGAGACCGTTTGATATATTGGAATCGGCTCAGAAAAGAATCTTTCTACACCGCCAACGCGATCATTTGAAGCAACTCATAGCagatggcatcatcatcgtgaAAGAGGGTCACAGTCTCTACATCAACTACCAAGGACTCATCGCCGCTACAGAAGGCGGGCCACTGACAGAGGAAGAACTCAAAAACCCATCCCCTGAGATGACGCTTAGAGCTAGCAACAAGGATAAGACAGACCCAGAGGAATCCCCATTAGCCGCGCATATCATGGAAGATTTGGGGACCGCGCCGCCCCTGAAATGTCGCGCATGGCGGAATATATTCTATACGCTGAATAAAATGCCCTCAAGTCAACGGACCGCCAGAGCACTAGTTGATTTGCTGCAGCCGGCCAtccaggaggaagaagagtctTGGGCAAAGCTAGCTACTATGGGGGAGTCCTTTGACACCGAATCAATCTCATATCTTGATTTCGATAAAGTAAGAGATACCATCTACCATCTCGCAGGGGAGCCGCATGAATGGAATGATCCGACGGTCATCATGTCTGGCGAATGGCTTGACTTGTCAAACATGGTGAAAGCATTGAGCGACATGCATTGTCGGATCGTCATAACGGATATGAGGCACTCAACTTACTATGACGACACTCCAAATCGACtgagaaaatataaaacCCTGTGGAAACTCGTCATGAGAGAGTtgcgaaagagaagaatggGAATCCGGATGCAGGCATATGTAGATGAATTACTTGAGTCATCATCTTTTTACGAGTTCTCATGA
- a CDS encoding uncharacterized protein (EggNog:ENOG41~CAZy:AA7) has translation MAESLRLQTLLSTLLSTLGPEKVFFPGSDGYTSSNASYYAQQEAQLRPEAVISPTCAQDVAETVRLLASAQDQHGKPVRLAIRSGGHAVDAGAANVDHGVTIDLSRLNTIEVSEDRKTVSVGTGTKWGQVYDKLDAISLSVAGGRSAPVGVGGLTIGGGISYFSPRFGWTCDTVTSFQVVLADGSIVNANETENKDILIALRGGANNFGVVTRIDFAAFEQGQLWGGSLFHTLETIDDNLKAFQDFASAEDYDEYASLITSFGYAAGRGAGIVNSVEYTKPAESLPVFEPFLQIPNVMSTMRLAGMGEISREQAAFSPYGLRQFSLHTTHGSNLEVLKTVYSCWKKSLSVVEDVANIIWSISLEPLPPIFYKKAGTNNSLGLSDRNKPLVITLLTAMWTDEADDAKVEKTARKMLVDIEAKAKELGEYDPFVYANYAAPWQDPISSYGKESIERLKKVRERVDPKGVFTHRVTGAFKLPA, from the exons ATGGCAGAGTCTCTTCGT CTTCAAACGTTGCTCTCGACGTTGCTTTCAACGCTCGGACCTGAAAAGGTCTTCTTTCCAGGGTCCGACGGCTATACCTCTTCCAATGCTTCATACTATGCGCAGCAAGAGGCCCAGCTCCGACCCGAAGCCGTCATCTCCCCCACATGTGCACAAGACGTTGCTGAGACAGTCCGTCTTCTGGCCAGTGCTCAAGACCAGCATGGCAAGCCAGTCCGGCTTGCTATTCGATCCGGCGGCCATGCCGTCGACGCTGGGGCGGCAAACGTGGACCACGGCGTAACCATCGATCTGAGCCGCCTCAACACAATCGAAGTCAGCGAGGACCGAAAGACGGTATCCGTCGGCACCGGCACAAAATGGGGACAAGTCTACGATAAGCTAGACGCCATCAGCCTCTCCGTCGCCGGTGGCCGGTCCGCCCCGGTGGGCGTGGGCGGCTTGACTATCGGAGGTGGCATCTCGTACTTTTCACCTCGATTCGGATGGACCTGTGACACCGTTACCAGTTTCCAAGTTGTGTTGGCGGACGGATCCATCGTGAATGCCAACGAGACGGAGAACAAAGACATTCTCATCGCCCTGAGAGGCGGAGCCAACAATTTCGGCGTGGTAACACGCATTGACTTTGCTGCCTTCGAGCAGGGCCAACTCTGGGGCGGGTCTCTCTTCCACACCCTCGAGACCATTGACGACAATCTCAAGGCGTTTCAAGATTTCGCCTCAGCTGAAGATTATGACGAATACGCCAGTCTCATCACCAGCTTCGGCTATGCGGCCGGACGAGGCGCCGGCATCGTCAATAGCGTCGAGTATACCAAGCCCGCGGAGAGCCTGCCCGTCTTTGAGCCGTTCCTTCAGATTCCCAACGTGATGAGCACAATGCGGCTGGCTGGCATGGGGGAAATTTCCAGGGAGCAGGCGGCATTTTCTCCATATGGCCTGCG CCAATTTTCTCTTCATACCACTCACGGTTCCAACTTGGAGGTGCTAAAAACCGTCTACTCTTGCTGGAAGAAAAGCCTCTCCGTCGTCGAAGATGTTGCCAACATCATATGGTCCATCTCCCTCGAGCCTCTACCTCCAATATTCTACAAGAAAGCCGGCACAAACAACAGTCTAGGCCTCTCAGATAGGAACAAGCCCCTTGTCATTACTCTCTTGACGGCCATGTGGACAGACGAGGCAGATGATGCCAAGGTGGAGAAGACAGCTCGCAAGATGCTAGTCGACATTGAagcaaaggcaaaagagcTTGGGGAGTATGATCCGTTTGTGTACGCCAACTACGCAGCGCCATGGCAGGATCCGATTTCTAGCTATGGGAAAGAGAGCATAGAGAGGTTAAAGAAAGTTCGTGAGAGGGTTGATCCTAAGGGTGTGTTTACACATCGTGTTACGGGGGCGTTCAAGCTTCCGGCTTAA
- a CDS encoding uncharacterized protein (EggNog:ENOG41) — protein sequence MAKERTILITGCSAQGLGAVLALTLAKQGHHVFATARDTSKIPSELSSLPNVSVLCLDVSSTASVAEAARVVEDAGHGLDVLVNNAGFGYTMPILDVDIDKAQELYNANVWGTVRTVQAFAALLIKRKGRVVNVSSVGAVVNTPWIGTYASSKAAVNAISETLRLELSPFGVSVVTIMLGTVATPFHANEPTPELPAASYYSTILDTITQWANGQAGPKGGPVQDVVDAMIPDIVAEGRNGVVWRGANSTAVWFGSRWLPGRILDGAMSMGQGLAELTKRYAAS from the exons atggccaaAGAGCGCACAATCCTCATCACCGGCTGCTCTGCCCAGGGCCTTGGCGCCGTCCTCGCCCTCACCCTCGCCAAGCAGGGCCACCACGTCTTTGCCACCGCGCGGGACACATCCAAGATCCCCTCGGAGCTTAGCAGCCTGCCAAACGTGTCGGTCCTTTGCCTCGACGTCTCATCCACGGCGTCCGTGGCGGAGGCTGCAAGGGTGGTTGAAGACGCCGGGCACGGGCTTGACGTGCTGGTGAACAATGCGGGATTCGGCTACACGATGCCCATTTTGGATGTGGACATTGACAAGGCGCAGGAGCTGTATAATGCAAACGTCTGGGGGACGGTGAGGACTGTGCAGGCGTTTGCGGCGCTGTTGATTAAGAGGAAAGGCCGGGTTGTGAATGTGAGCTCTGTGGGCGCCGTTGTTAACACTCCCTGGATCG GAACATACGCTTCTTCCAAGGCCGCCGTTAATGCCATCTCCGAGACCCTGCGGCTGGAGCTTTCTCCCTTTGGCGTGAGCGTCGTGACCATCATGCTGGGCACCGTGGCCACGCCGTTCCATGCCAACGAGCCAACGCCCGAGCTGCCCGCTGCTTCGTACTACTCCACCATTCTTGATACAATCACCCAGTGGGCCAATGGCCAGGCGGGTCCGAAAGGCGGACCGGTGCAGGACGTTGTCGATGCCATGATTCCGGATATCGTGGCAGAAGGTCGCAACGGCGTGGTATGGAGAGGGGCAAACAGCACTGCTGTCTGGTTTGGATCGCGATGGCTGCCAGGGAGGATACTG GATGGCGCAATGTCTATGGGGCAAGGCTTGGCTGAGCTGACCAAACGTTATGCCGCATCTTGA
- the EFM7 gene encoding Protein N-terminal and lysine N-methyltransferase efm7 produces MEEDDSYGTGGLMDDPEDYYPSTPPPTQQIFTLGSGKQVVLNLVGHSPTEAHHLWNGAKIIADYFEEDPSRVQHKTVLELGAASGLPSLVAGIYGAKKVVMTDFPDPDIVMNMQKNIDACDETTEPKGHIAKTIDAVGFVWGGDAVPLLACLSSENGSNQEEERFDVLILADLLFRHSEHGALVKTIRETMRRSRESAAYVFFTSYRPWKKDLDMGFFDVAREAGFEVEQVLEKKLEKPLFENDPGDLDVQKTVKGFIVRWPEESA; encoded by the coding sequence atggaagaagacgacagCTATGGCACTGGTGGTCTGATGGATGACCCCGAAGACTATTATCCCTCAACGCCTCCTCCCACGCAGCAAATTTTCACCCTGGGAAGCGGCAAGCAGGTTGTCTTAAACTTGGTCGGCCACAGCCCTACAGAGGCTCATCACTTATGGAACGGCGCAAAGATTATAGCAGATTACTTTGAGGAGGATCCTTCGCGGGTGCAGCATAAGACGGTGCTGGAGCTCGGCGCGGCGTCAGGACTGCCTTCGCTTGTGGCGGGCATCTATGGCGCCAAGAAGGTCGTCATGACGGATTTCCCCGATCCGGATATTGTCATGAACATGCAGAAGAATATCGATGCCTGTGATGAGACTACGGAGCCGAAGGGCCATATCGCGAAGACTATTGATGCCGTTGGGTTTGTCTGGGGCGGAGATGCCGTGCCCCTCCTTGCTTGTCTTTCATCAGAAAACGGCTCgaatcaagaagaagagcggttCGACGTTTTGATTCTCGCGGATTTGCTCTTCCGGCACTCGGAGCATGGCGCCCTGGTCAAGACCATCAGGGAGACGATGAGGCGCTCCCGGGAGAGCGCGGCATACGTCTTCTTCACCTCGTACCGGCCCTGGAAGAAGGATCTGGACATGGGCTTCTTCGACGTGGCGCGGGAGGCGGGCTTTGAGGTGGAGCAggtgctggagaagaagctggagaagccgcTTTTCGAGAACGACCCGGGTGATTTGGACGTTCAGAAGACGGTCAAGGGGTTTATTGTGCGGTGGCCGGAGGAGAGTGCGTGA
- a CDS encoding uncharacterized protein (EggNog:ENOG41): protein MPLINGVKMACEPCIRGHRSTKCTHANERLMVPVRKPGRPLSSCPHPASKPCTCAALMAAIPKSHKCPCGTAEEAAGRKAAETADREASNGMVTPPSPAPKGTSAAPAYRVQKANSKNGPAKKQIDPANLERMDVNQLNILSSPELKSPTTPTNGAMPTTPITAFPSYGMMGFLPNGNAFNPNPTVFPLYQQLASANPTAGHMATKPMAPNGHPLVNGQGAVVAAKSCCGPAKSTLAQPNEQHAPKANGTNGVENQPKSCCSSRAEKSESKPQERMPTPAMAPQANGMMMPQFTNMPIGMPNGMYPYFAQPAIFAYPPQYGSYMQPLQPDQWRQLMTALSIGQQQPTNVQQNIPYSAPAPASAPAQQFPQTSSSEADSTWTAHHCSCGDGCQCIGCATHPYNTATQNYVRSAWNSMTEDSPKRHRHSDSVSTPSINGSYEMPTPSNQSPIGGSTPVMAKMEETASPTTAQTPSDATSTLGEELTLSANDFFFVSYPFGDICEGEMANCPCGDGCQCIGCAIHVTVQQGH, encoded by the exons ATGCCTCTGATAAACGGCGTCAAGATGGCCTG TGAGCCGTGCATCCGAGGCCATCGCTCCACCAAATGCACTCACGCCAATGAACGGCTCATGGTCCCCGTGCGCAAGCCGGGACGGCCACTCAGCTCGTGTCCGCATCCCGCATCCAAGCCATGCACCTGTGCTGCCCTCATGGCTGCCATACCCAAGAGTCACAAGTGCCCCTGCGGCACCGCGGAGGAGGCAGCTGGCCGCAAGGCGGCCGAGACTGCGGACCGGGAGGCGTCTAATGGAATGGTGACGCCCCCGAGCCCGGCACCAAAGGGAACCTCTGCTGCACCGGCATACCGCGTACAAAAGGCCAATTCGAAGAATGGACCGGCTAAAAAGCAGATCGATCCGGCCAACCTCGAAAGAATGGATGTGAACCAGTTGAACATACTCTCTTCCCCTGAACTGAAATCACCAACAACGCCGACCAATGGCGCCATGCCTACGACGCCCATTACTGCCTTCCCCAGCTACGGAATGATGGGCTTTCTCCCCAACGGCAACGCCTTCAACCCTAACCCGACCGTGTTTCCTCTATATCAGCAACTGGCATCGGCAAATCCAACGGCTGGCCACATGGCGACCAAACCGATGGCACCGAATGGCCACCCTCTCGTGAATGGACAAGGCGCGGTCGTTGCAGCTAAGAGTTGCTGTGGCCCTGCGAAGTCGACCTTGGCGCAGCCGAATGAACAGCATGCGCCTAAAGCGAACGGAACAAATGGTGTCGAAAACCAGcccaagagctgctgctcatccCGAGCAGAAAAATCGGAGTCGAAGCCTCAAGAACGCATGCCTACGCCAGCAATGGCTCCTCAGGCCAACGGCATGATGATGCCGCAGTTTACTAATATGCCGATTGGTATGCCAAATGGCATGTATCCCTACTTTGCCCAGCCTGCCATATTCGCATATCCGCCACAGTACGGCTCCTATATGCAACCGCTCCAGCCAGATCAGTGGAGACAGCTGATGACGGCACTGAGCATTGGACAGCAGCAACCGACAAACGTGCAACAGAATATTCCGTACAGCGCACCCGCCCCAGCATCCGCCCCAGCGCAGCAATTTCCGCAGACCAGCAGCTCAGAAGCAGATTCGACATGGACAGCTCATCACTGCAGCTGCGGGGATGGCTGCCAGTGTATTGGCTGTGCCACACACCCGTATAACACAGCAACGCAGAACTACGTTCGATCTGCCTGGAATAGCATGACGGAGGATTCGCCCAAGCGCCACAGACATTCCGATAGTGTCAGTACCCCAAGCATAAACGGCAGCTACGAGATGCCCACGCCCTCGAACCAATCACCGATTGGCGGCTCGACGCCCGTCATGgcaaagatggaagagactGCCTCACCCACGACGGCGCAGACGCCATCAGACGCCACCTCGACTCTCGGAGAAGAGTTGACCTTGTCGGCAAatgactttttctttgtcagcTATCCGTTTGGCGACATTTGCGAAGGAGAGATGGCCAACTGTCCTTGCGGGGATGGTTGCCAGTGCATTGGCTGTGCCATCCATGTCACTGTCCAGCAAGGCCattga
- a CDS encoding uncharacterized protein (BUSCO:EOG092D3OJ2), protein MEGIQTHPANAAQAKAFTAPGSLSFPGASNELTPPLTNGDGSQRMAPNGQQAANGNGVTPATPAATPAASQGPSGITPTLQNIVATVNLDCRLDLKTIALHARNAEYNPKRFAAVIMRIREPKTTALIFASGKMVVTGAKSEDDSKLASRKYARIIQKLGFNAKFTDFKIQNIVGSCDIKFPIRLEGLASRHHNFSSYEPELFPGLIYRMIKPKIVLLIFVSGKIVLTGAKVREEIYQAFEMIYPVLQDFRKV, encoded by the exons ATGGAGGGCATTCAAACGCACCCGGCCAACGCCGCCCAGGCCAAGGCCTTTACCGCTCCTGGCTCGCTGTCGTTCCCCGGTGCATCAAACGAGCTCACACCTCCCTTAACAAACGGTGATGGCAGCCAGCGGATGGCTCCCAATGGTCAGCAGGCTGCAAATGGGAACGGGGTGACTCCTGCAACTCCCGCCGCAACGCCTGCAGCCTCCCAAGGCCCCAGTGGCATTACGCCCACTCTGCA GAACATCGTGGCTACCGTCAACCTCGACTGTCGATTGGACTTGAAGACGATCGCTCTGCACGCAAGAAACGCCGAATACAACCCAAAG CGTTTTGCCGCCGTCATCATGCGTATTCGTGAGCCCAAGACAACGGCCCTCATCTTCGCGTCCGGCAAGATGGTTGTTACTGGCGCCAAGTCTGAAGACGATTCCAAGCTGGCCTCTCGCAAATATGCCCGTATCATCCAGAAACTCGGCTTCAACGCCAAGTTCACGGATTTCAAGATCCAGAACATTGTCGGCTCCTGCGACATCAAGTTTCCGATCCGTCTCGAAGGTCTTGCTTCTCGTCACCACAACTTTAGCTCCTACGAGCCTGAGTTGTTCCCCGGTCTGATTTATCGCATGATCAAGCCTAAGATTGTGTTGCTCATATTCGTATCTGGCAAGATTGTCTTGACAGGTGCCAAAGTGAGAGAAGAGATTTACCAGGCCTTCGAGATGATCTACCCTGTGCTTCAAG ATTTCCGGAAAGTCTAA